One Candidatus Nitronauta litoralis genomic window, TGTAGGCTCTTCTGTCGATTCCATTCAAATAAGTCTCTGGATTTATGGTTAATGCGGGTGGTTAAATAGGTGTTTTTAACGGATTTTAACCATTGGGAGTTAAAACTGATCCGGAATTATTAAAAATCAGGGTCATTTGGGAAATGGTTTTTCATATAAGGGAAGAATACCTTAATCCATAAAAAATCCAAAATTAAAGAAAGATGACCTCCAAATGACGGAATTTTCAGGTTTCTTATTGACAAGAGACCTGAGAATTTCATAAGATACTCCTTCTGTTTATTTACAATCAATCGCTTATTTGCGAGTCAATCCGGAAAATTTATGAAAACGTTCTCCGCCAAACAGTCGGATGTGGTCAAAAAGTGGGTCGTGATCGATGCTGAGGGGCAGGCTGTAGGCCGTGTTGCCAGTAAAGCGGCTTCGATCATTCGCGGCAAGACCAAACCGATCTACACACCTCATGTCGACACTGGAGACAATGTCATCATTGTCAATGCAGCGAAGGTCAAAATGACCGGGAAAAAATGGCTGCAAAAAGAATATTACTGGTATACCGGACACCCCGGTGGACTCAGGTCTTTAAGAGCTGAAGAAATCCTGGCAAAAAAACCGTCCGACCTTTTAAAGGAAGCCATTAACGGGATGCTGCCCAAGAATCGTCTGGGGCGTACACTCCGGCTCAATTACCGAATTTACGACACTGCAGAGCATCCACACATCGGGCAAGAGCCTGAAGTGGTCACCATTTAACAATCTGGCAAGAGGAGCGACTCGTTTCCTGAGCAAAGACCAGAAGCGAGACGAATTGACACAATATGGAAGATAGATATTATGCCACCGGTCGAAGAAAAGAAGCTGTTGCGAAAGTATGGCTTCATCCCGGAAGCGGAAAAATCACCGTTAACAAACGGGAGCTGAGCACCTATTTTGGTCGACCGACCACGGAAATGATTGTTCGAAGACCTCTCGACATGACTGAAACCCAAGGGCAGTTTGACGTTATTGCGACGGTTGTAGGTGGAGGATTGTCTGGGCAGGCAGGTGCGTTGCGCCTCGGTATTTCCAAGGCCCTGACCCTTTCTAATCCGGATCTGCGTCCGACCTTGAAAAAAGCCGGGTTCCTCACCCGTGATCCCAGGGAAGTGGAACGTAAAAAATACGGTCAGCCCGGGGCTCGCAAGCGCTTTCAGTTCTCCAAGCGTTGATCTTCCCGATCAACTGAATCTTACGAATTTAAAATCAAGCGTACCCCGAAATGGGGACCCCGCTCTCAGGCTGTCTTTCAGCTTAAGGTCAATGGTCCCCTTGTATCGGCCCATGTCTTTTACTTTTAATCCATTTTACCTGGCATTGGCATGATAAAAGCCTGTATCGCGGGAGCGACAGGGTATACCGGCCTGGAACTCATCCGGCTCCTGTTGCAACACCCGGACATTCAAATTGAATATTTGACAGCCGACAGTAACAAGGGCAAGCAACTGTCCGAGGTCTGTCCTTCCATGGCTGGGATTTTCGATCCGGAACTTCTGGAACTGGAGCCCGATCTGGTTTCGAAATGCGATGTGGTGTTCCTGGCTTTGCCGCACACCGCTTCCATGGACAAAGTACCGGAACTTTTGAAAACGGGATGCCGGGTCATTGATCTCAGTGCGGATTACCGATTGCATGAGCAGGCGGTTTACGAATCCTGGTACAACACGACACACCAATCTCCTCAGTTGCTGGAACAGGCAGTTTACGGCCTGCCGGAATTGCATCGCGAAAAAATAAAGAACGCGAAGCTGGTAGCCAACCCGGGTTGCTATCCTACAGGTGCGATACTGGGTCTTGCGCCGTTGATGCAATGTGACTGGGCGACCCTGGATTCGGTAATTGCAGATTGTAAATCGGGTGTCTCCGGAGCGGGGAGAAAGTTGAATACAGGAACCCAGTTTTGTGAGGCCAATGAAGGTGTCAGTGCCTACGGGTTGACCACGCACCGGCACACTCCGGAGATTGAACAGGAGTTGAGTCAGCTCGCAGGCCGCTCATTAAACGTCGTGTTCTCACCGCACTTGATGCCCATGACGCGCGGAATTTTATCGACTCTGTACATTTCTACTAATAGAAAAGTAAGTGTCGATGAGGTGCGCGAACACTTTCAGAAATTTTACGAGGGCGAACCGTTCATTCGCATCCTCCCTCCAGGTAAATATCCCTCCACTCAGGGTGTGGCTCGCTCCAACTTTTGCGATATTGGTTTTGCCGTTGATGAACGGACCAACCGGCTCATTATCGCCACTGCGATCGATAATCTGATGAAGGGTGCGTCCAGCCAGGCGGTTCAAAACTGTAACCTGATGTTCCATATTCCAGAAACACGAGGCCTTGAAGCGGCTCCAGGATTTCCTTAATAAAATGACAACACGAATCAAGAATTCAAAATCAGTGAACATCCCAGGATTTAAAGCGGGGGGCATCGCTTGCGGGATCAAGGATAGTGGGATCAAGGACCTTGCGTTGATTTACTCCGACCTGCCCGCCGTAGCGGCCGGTGTGTTCACAAAAAACCAGGTGCGTGCTCCCAGTGTTGATCTGGATGAGGCGGTGCTTGCCAAAGGACATCCGATCCGGGCCATTGTGGTGAACAGCGGTAACGCCAATGCCTGCACAGGAAAAGAGGGCATGGACCATTGCCATACTGTCATAGAGAGCACGGCAAAGAATCTGGACATTGCCTCTAAAGAAGTGCTCATTGCGTCTACAGGAGTGATCGGGGTTCCTCTTCCTGTTGATAAGATTTTAAAAGGGTTGCCTCATTTGTCGCGGCACGTGTCTTCCAAAAGCTGGGAATTTGCGGCGGAAGGCATTTTGACCACAGATCTTGTTCCTAAAATGAAGTCTGTTGAGTTTGTGCTTGACGGAAAAAAAATCTCGATCGGAGGAATCGCCAAAGGCTCGGGTATGATCGCGCCCAACATGGCCACCATGCTCGGGTTTCTCGCAACCAATGCTTCTATTTCAAAGGATGCTCTACAGGAAGCACTGTCCATTGCTGCAGGCGATACCTTCAACCGCATCACCGTTGATGGTGAGTGTTCGACCAACGATATGGTGCTGGCACTGGCCAATGGAAAAGCCGGGAATGCTGAAATCACTCCACGCTCAAAATCTTTCAATCAATTTACAGAGGCACTGACTCTGGTTTGCCGGGATTTATCGTTCATGATTGTAAAGGACGGGGAAGGAGCTTCGAAATTTGTTACCATCCTGGTCGAAGGAGCCCGGTCCAGAGAAGATGCGGAAGCCCTGGGGAAACGGGTTGCTGAATCTTTACTGGTAAAAACGGCGTTGTTCGGTGCTGACCCGAACTGGGGAAGGATCGTTTGCGCATTGGGCGATGCTGGGGTTCAGATCAAACCGGAGAAGGTAGCCATTTCTTTTAATGGAATGACTATCGTGGAGAACGGAGCGCCACTATCCGATATCTCCATGGCCAAGCTGAGAAAAAAAATGAAATGCCGGGAGGTTGAGATTGTTCTAAACCTCAACATGGGTAAGGCAAGTTGCCCCACCTACACTTGCGATTTGTCTTACGAATATGTTCGCATCAACGCAGAATACACCACGTAAAGCGACTGGCTTCGTTCGCGATAAAGTGTTCAGCGCGAAGGGATCAGGTTTTCTTCCGCAGATACCCACCGCTTTTTCTCAGATGACCGCAAGGTCCCTCTCTGGCGATGAGATCCAGATTGGACCGAAAATGGCAGAATTATCCAGGTCTGAAAAACTTCCTGTTGATCTTAAAATTCCGGTAGCGGCCCCTCAGGGGAGGAGAGCTTTGCATAAGTGCTTTCTGGATGGAAACAACAAGGAGGTCGCACTTCCCTTTGATTCCCTTCGACTTCGCTCAGGATAAACTCCGCGAAGAATCTCGCCTTTGCTTTTGATTTTAGAGTTATGCAAAGGTCCCCTCAGGAGAGGAGTCAGCGACTTCGATTGATTTGTTCTTCTGCCCACAGGAGTTGGTGATAAACCTTCAGGTTTTCATCCTGCAACTGCTGTTCGAGTTCTTTAGATAGGTTTTTCCGGTCTTTCTGGTTTTTGGGATTGCGTTTGGATGAAGTGGGTTTAGTCGCTTCCATGCTGAAATCTCCCTTAAAAATACGATGCTTAACAATAATTAGGGCTTTCCTGCCCTGTTTAAAGCTTGTCGGCTTTATTTGAAAAATGCTTGACCCCCTTTTGGGGGTATTTTCGAGAAAATTTCCTGCCTGTTAATACCCTTTGGGTTGCCTAATAATGTCGTAACAATTCGACTGCAAAGCGTGTCCGGTTCAGGTGCTGGGTTGCAGATGAAATCACCTCACCCGTAGCCACGTCCACCAGTGCCAGATGGACGTCGATGTTGGTCCCGATGTCCCGCACCTTGCCATTCACAACGGCCTGAGCTTTCAGGGCTTTTCCAATTTTATGCAAGTCGTCATGCGTGTAGCGGAAAGAAGGTTTCAATTCCAGCTGTTCAAGAGTCTGGGTGACCTCCCCGCGTTGCGCCACGCGGAAATAACGGCTGCGGGTGATGGCTTCTACGACCCGGCTGGACATGTATTCACCGAGAACCGGCACCTGGTCGTTTTCATCTACCAGATCCATGACCACCACTTTGTTGATTTCGTATTCCTCGGCATCACGTGCCAGGTCTTCCACGAGGTCGATGGACCGGTCTTCGTAATAACCGGAATCGGTGTCAGGCTTGAACACCTTGGACCACATTTTGGAAGGAGCGAGTTTCACTTCACAGCCAGCCAGCATCAGAAAGGAGAGGAGCAGAGCCCAGATTTTTATAGATGGGTTCATAGCAGGTGTACCTTGCATGAGGTTTTTAAACGTGTACATGAACAGGATTATGCAAAGGCGGTGCCAGCATTTTCAGGGTTGTTGGGCAAGTGGAGATTCTTCATAAATCATTAAATTTAAATGGTTTTATTGGTTTTCTTGCTGTGGGGGCATTTAAAAGGTTGGTGGGAAAAGTTTGCCTATCGGGAAGATTTGCTGTCAAAATTCCAACGGGAGAGCCTGTTTTTTCCGGTCAGATGAAAATGACCAAAAAAACATGTTAGAGTTTTGAAGCCAACCCTTATTAAATAAATAGAAAGGTAATCGGGATTATGAGGCGGATGATTATTGCGTTTTTGTGTTTGACAAGTTTTGTGGCTTGCGGTGGAACCTTATATGCTGAGGAACCCCTACCCGAAGATATGTCTCCCAGGGAAAAAACCTGGATGGGAGGAGATGCGAAACAGACTCGTAATGCCTATCTTTCTAAAAAAGACAAAGCTTTCCGCAAAATTGCAATTGACACTTCTTTTAAACAGGCCCTCTTAAAAGAAGCTGCCACCCCAAAAGGTGTTGTAAAAGACGAAGCCTCCTGCAAAAAGACACTCCGGCCTCTGGACGAAAAACACAAAGCCCTGCAGTATGAGGGTGGAATGTGGCAGGCGTTTGAGCGCTCTCCGGAAATCCGTTCGAATTCCAAAACCGGGATGCAGATCGATAGCAATCTAAACAAGCTGGCCCGGGCGGTGCAGCACCTTTGCGCCACCGCCAATGGTGTGCCCAAATCATCTGTTGCAAGGATGATCGCCGACATCATCAAGGAAAAGGGGGGTAAGGAAGGAGCACGCCAGCATCTAATTGCCATGGGGCGAGCTAATAAGGATATCGATATCTGGTTCGATTATGAAGCGGCTGCAGAAAAATCGACCACCCGCAGGGTTTCTTTTGAGGCCATCGAAGGGTTGATGCGTAAATTCCAGACGCTCTTGAGTAGCTATGAAGACCTCTACAGGCACAAGGTCACCGCAGCTAATAAAGATCAATACCTTTCAAAATCCAAAACATTGCTGGCAGTGATCAACGATAGTCTCGTCAAGGTTCCTGAATTCGCCATGGCCCAGACGGAGGAAATGGCAGAGCCTCACATGAAATTCATCGGCGAACACTGACCACCTTGCGGTGGGGCAACGTACAACCTGTCAAACAGTGCAACAGGGAGATTAAAACGATTTCTCCCGGCACCCACCTTGCGGTGGCAAACTTTATTGAGCGTATCGCAACAGTTTTTCTATTGCTGTGAGCCGAGCACCCGCTCGCCGTCCGCGGAGGACCACCTTGCGGTGGGGCAACGTACAACCTGCCAAACGGTGCAACAGGGAGATTAAAACGATTTCTCCCGGCAACCACCTTGCGGTGGCAAACTTTATTGAGCGTATCGCAACAGTTTTTCTATTGCTGTGAGCCGAGCACCCGCTCGCCGTCCGCGGAGGACCACCTTGCGGTGGGGCAACGTACAACCTGTCAAACAGTGCAACAGGGAGATTAAAACGATTTCTCCCGGCACCCACCTTACGGTGGAGAGCTTTGTGTTTCCCCAAAAACGAAAGCAAAGGCGAGGTTCTTCGTTTCGCTCAGCATGACAGGATGGCAGTTTTTAGTTTTGATTGATATGGGTTGCAGGTTGTGGTTTTTTAAAATACGCAATTCCCCAGCATGTCATTCTGATGAGACGTCAGGCGAAGAAGAATCTCGCCCTAGCTTTTGATTTTTGAGTTATGCATTAATATAGGATTTCTTCTTGCTCTCGTGAGTTCCGGAGCCCCCCCAGTCAGAATTTTTTAACCGACCCGATATTTTGTGTTTCCATTTCTTTGTCCATATCCCTTCCTAAACCTTGCTTTGATGTTTCTACGATAATCCTCCTTTCAGAGAGTTTTGCGATCAATTCCCCAAGGGTTGGCCTGTCATTCTGCTGCAGGTGAAAATGTCCCGGAAACATGATAAGGTCTAATAAAGCAACCCTTGTCGATAGAAAGGTAACCGGGATTATGACGCGGTGGATTATTGTATTTTTGTGTTTGCCGAGTATCGTGGCATGCGGAGGAACCGAGCAATCGCAGGAACCCCTGGCGATGCCTCCAAAAGAAAAAACCTGGGTCAAAACCGAGAGTGTGGAACAGACCC contains:
- the rpsI gene encoding 30S ribosomal protein S9, which produces MEDRYYATGRRKEAVAKVWLHPGSGKITVNKRELSTYFGRPTTEMIVRRPLDMTETQGQFDVIATVVGGGLSGQAGALRLGISKALTLSNPDLRPTLKKAGFLTRDPREVERKKYGQPGARKRFQFSKR
- the argJ gene encoding bifunctional glutamate N-acetyltransferase/amino-acid acetyltransferase ArgJ, with the protein product MTTRIKNSKSVNIPGFKAGGIACGIKDSGIKDLALIYSDLPAVAAGVFTKNQVRAPSVDLDEAVLAKGHPIRAIVVNSGNANACTGKEGMDHCHTVIESTAKNLDIASKEVLIASTGVIGVPLPVDKILKGLPHLSRHVSSKSWEFAAEGILTTDLVPKMKSVEFVLDGKKISIGGIAKGSGMIAPNMATMLGFLATNASISKDALQEALSIAAGDTFNRITVDGECSTNDMVLALANGKAGNAEITPRSKSFNQFTEALTLVCRDLSFMIVKDGEGASKFVTILVEGARSREDAEALGKRVAESLLVKTALFGADPNWGRIVCALGDAGVQIKPEKVAISFNGMTIVENGAPLSDISMAKLRKKMKCREVEIVLNLNMGKASCPTYTCDLSYEYVRINAEYTT
- a CDS encoding N-acetyl-gamma-glutamyl-phosphate reductase → MIKACIAGATGYTGLELIRLLLQHPDIQIEYLTADSNKGKQLSEVCPSMAGIFDPELLELEPDLVSKCDVVFLALPHTASMDKVPELLKTGCRVIDLSADYRLHEQAVYESWYNTTHQSPQLLEQAVYGLPELHREKIKNAKLVANPGCYPTGAILGLAPLMQCDWATLDSVIADCKSGVSGAGRKLNTGTQFCEANEGVSAYGLTTHRHTPEIEQELSQLAGRSLNVVFSPHLMPMTRGILSTLYISTNRKVSVDEVREHFQKFYEGEPFIRILPPGKYPSTQGVARSNFCDIGFAVDERTNRLIIATAIDNLMKGASSQAVQNCNLMFHIPETRGLEAAPGFP
- the rplM gene encoding 50S ribosomal protein L13, coding for MKTFSAKQSDVVKKWVVIDAEGQAVGRVASKAASIIRGKTKPIYTPHVDTGDNVIIVNAAKVKMTGKKWLQKEYYWYTGHPGGLRSLRAEEILAKKPSDLLKEAINGMLPKNRLGRTLRLNYRIYDTAEHPHIGQEPEVVTI